In Carassius carassius chromosome 7, fCarCar2.1, whole genome shotgun sequence, one genomic interval encodes:
- the LOC132144168 gene encoding gamma-glutamylaminecyclotransferase C-like, with amino-acid sequence MKVFIILSFIINLVCPTVYNYHVFVYGTLKKGQPNHSIIINTTIGQAEFLSHARTVEQYPLVIATKNNYPFLLNVPGKGKLVHGEIYSVDQKMLDFLDEFEECPELYQRTKVQLEVQDGDGEGENTLKPGSIEEAFLYSTNTYEPEWLQKPTYDNYDTNGDHGLPYHEDTSPE; translated from the exons ATGAAAGTGTTCATTATATTATCG TTTATTATCAACTTGGTGTGTCCCACGGTTTACAATTATCATGTCTTCGTCTATGGCACGCTGAAGAAAGGCCAGCCCAATCACTCCATAATAATCAACACCACCATCGGTCAGGCCGAGTTCCTCTCTCACGCTCGAACCGTAGAGCAATACCCACTTGTGATCGCCACCAAAAACAACTACCCCTTCCTGCTCAATGTGCCTGGTAAGGGTAAGCTTGTCCACGGTGAGATCTACTCTGTAGACCAGAAGATGCTGGACTTCCTGGACGAGTTTGAAGAATGTCCTGAGTTGTACCAGCGCACCAAGGTCCAGCTGGAGGTGCAGGACGGGGACGGTGAAGGAGAAAACACACTGAAGCCTGGAAGCATCGAGGAAGCGTTTTTGTACAGCACGAATACATATGAACCTGAGTGGCTCCAGAAACCAACATATGATAATTATGATACGAACGGTGATCACGGACTGCCATATCATGAGGACACAAGCCCTGAGTAA